In Streptococcus uberis, a single window of DNA contains:
- a CDS encoding DUF368 domain-containing protein produces MVSFLGRLLKGMIIALGFILPGVSGGVLAAVLGIYERLIRFIAHIRDNFWENLIFFFPVGIGGILGIALFSFPVEYLLSHYQVPVLWGFAGAIIGTLPSLFEESTQKSKRDKVDIIFLVATFVISGLFLYFLNDLTGTIPANFMTFILAGALIALGVLVPGLSPSNLLLIMGLYTPMLKGFKGLDLTGTFLPIAIGGLLAMAAFSKVMDYALDHYHSRVYHLIIGIILSSTLLILIPVPNSPEAIDYSGAGLLTWGLALLLFGLGIWLGLWMSQLESKYK; encoded by the coding sequence ATGGTTTCATTTTTAGGTCGTCTTCTTAAAGGTATGATTATTGCCTTAGGTTTTATATTACCCGGTGTTTCTGGTGGTGTTCTGGCAGCTGTTTTAGGCATTTATGAACGCTTAATTCGCTTTATTGCCCATATCCGTGATAATTTTTGGGAGAATCTTATCTTCTTTTTTCCCGTTGGTATCGGCGGTATCTTGGGAATTGCTCTCTTTTCATTTCCAGTAGAATACTTGCTTAGCCATTACCAAGTTCCAGTTTTATGGGGCTTTGCGGGGGCTATTATTGGAACCCTACCAAGTTTATTTGAAGAATCAACACAAAAATCAAAAAGAGATAAGGTCGATATCATCTTTTTAGTGGCAACTTTTGTCATTTCTGGACTTTTTCTCTATTTCCTCAACGACTTGACTGGAACAATTCCAGCCAATTTTATGACCTTCATATTAGCAGGAGCTTTGATTGCTCTTGGGGTCCTCGTTCCAGGTTTAAGTCCTTCTAATCTTTTGTTGATTATGGGACTATACACTCCTATGCTCAAAGGCTTTAAAGGGCTTGATTTAACTGGAACCTTCTTACCTATCGCCATTGGTGGGCTATTAGCTATGGCTGCCTTCTCAAAAGTCATGGATTACGCCCTTGACCACTACCACTCCCGTGTTTATCACTTGATTATCGGGATTATCTTATCGAGCACCCTCTTGATTCTGATTCCCGTTCCTAATAGTCCTGAGGCTATTGATTATAGCGGAGCAGGATTATTGACTTGGGGACTGGCTTTGCTTCTATTTGGCCTAGGCATCTGGTTGGGACTTTGGATGAGTCAATTAGAGAGCAAGTACAAATAA
- a CDS encoding NAD(+) diphosphatase — translation MQKHCQECGTKLIAKELVNEGQIPFCETCDQFRFPSFNTAVSLIVVNQSNDKILLIQQYGRPRKILVAGYVGKGENLEETALRELKEETGLTGLSISFNKSQFFEPSNTLMCNFTVFVKDDSDFKANHEIDAYYWYSPEEARQNIFPNSLAAAFLNHYLDQKKS, via the coding sequence ATGCAAAAACATTGTCAAGAATGTGGCACAAAACTCATTGCCAAAGAATTGGTAAACGAAGGACAAATCCCTTTTTGTGAGACCTGTGACCAATTTCGTTTCCCAAGTTTCAATACTGCTGTCAGCTTAATTGTTGTCAACCAAAGCAACGATAAGATTCTGCTCATCCAACAATATGGTCGTCCTCGAAAAATTTTAGTGGCCGGATATGTTGGCAAAGGTGAAAACCTTGAAGAAACTGCCCTACGTGAATTAAAGGAAGAAACCGGTTTGACAGGCTTGTCAATCTCTTTTAACAAAAGCCAGTTCTTTGAGCCGTCCAACACGCTTATGTGTAACTTTACAGTCTTTGTAAAAGATGATAGCGACTTTAAAGCCAATCACGAGATTGATGCCTACTACTGGTACAGCCCTGAAGAAGCCCGTCAAAACATATTCCCAAATAGTTTAGCAGCGGCTTTTTTAAATCATTATTTAGATCAGAAAAAGAGTTAA